One Drechmeria coniospora strain ARSEF 6962 chromosome 01, whole genome shotgun sequence genomic region harbors:
- a CDS encoding prolyl-tRNA synthetase, translating into MEGAAEPSKSALKKAEKQAKLAAEKAAKAAKKATLPVVGGKKTEDIIGITVSKSENFPAWYQEVVLKADMVEYYQEISGFFVLRPLAMHIWTVIRKWFSENIEELGVDEVSFPLFLSSKSLEKEKDHVDGFAPELAWVTKAYVSSSPPAPPDCRWTSFSPSPSAAATRTSKSPWRSTTPFLRTREFLWQEGHTAHLTEKLAGEEVLQILELYAGVYEQLLALPVVRGRKTENEKFAGGYYTTTVEGYVPANGRGIQGATSHCLGQNFSKMFDITVEDPSNKGTHMHVWQNSWGLSTRVIGVMVMVHGDDKGLVLPPRVAKVQAILIPVGINKSTTAEDRKKHEDQMDEIKQTLRKAGVRSDTDWREGYTPAWKFNDWELKGVPLRIEFGPKDASKEVISWARRDTGEKGTFPIAEVGTKVPELLETIQKDMYTKAEASFREHRRKITSWDDVLPALDDKNVVLIPFCLDGKCEDRMKELTTRVDDQRDVPENQKLPSMGMKSLCIPFEQPEGSELVPGETACLNPECKGKAQKWVMFGRSY; encoded by the exons ATGGAGGGTGCTGCTGAGCCATCCAAGAGTGCCTTGAAGAAGGCCGAGAAGCAGGCCaagctggcggccgagaaggctgCCAAagcggcgaagaaggccaCCCTTccggtcgtcggcggcaagaagaCGGAggacatcatcggcatcaccgTGTCCAAGTCGGAAAACTTTCCGGCATGGTACCAGGAGGTCGTCCTCAAGGCCGACATGGTCGAGTACTACCAGGAAATCTCGGGCTTCTTCGTCCTGCGCCCCCTGGCCATGCACATATGGACCGTCATCCGCAAGTGGTTCTCGGAGAACATCGAGGAgctgggcgtcgacgaggtcagcTTCCCCCTCTTCCTGTCCTCCAAGTCGCTggagaaggaaaaggaccacgtcgacggcttcgccCCTGAGCTCGCGTGGGTCACCAAGGCGTACGTTTCCAGCTCTCCCCCCGCCCCTCCTGATTGTCGGTGGACATCCTtctcaccctcaccctcggcagcggcgacaaGGACCTCGAAGTCCCCGTGGCGATCC ACGACTCCGTTCCTCCGAACGCGCGAGTTTCTGTGGCAGGAGGGTCACACGGCGCACTTGACGGAgaagctcgccggcgaggaggtgctGCAGATCCTGGAGCTCTACGCCGGCGTGTACGAGcagctcctcgccctccccgtcgtccgcgGACGCAAGACGGAGAACGAAAAGTTTGCCGGCGGCTACTACACCACCACGGTCGAGGGCTACGTCCCCGCCAACGGCCGAGGCATCCAGGGCGCCACGTCGCACTGCTTGGGCCAGAACTTCAGCAAGATGTTCGACATCACGGTCGAGGACCCGAGCAACAAGGGCACCCACATGCACGTGTGGCAGAACTCGTGGGGCCTTTCCACCCGTGTCATCGGCGTCATGGTCATGGTCCACGGCGATGACAAGGGACTCGTGCTCCCTCCCCGCGTCGCCAAGGTGCAGGCCATCCTGATCCCCGTCGGCATCAACAagagcacgacggccgaggacagGAAAAAGCACGAGGACCAGATGGACGAGATCAAGCAGACGCTCAGGAAGGCCGGCGTCCGGTCCGATACCGACTGGAGGGAAGGCTACACGCCCGCCTGGAAGTTTAACGACTGGGAGCTCAAGGGTGTTCCGCTGCGGATCGAGTTCGGTCCCAAGGACGCCTCCAAGGAGGTCATCAGCTGGGCGCGACGGGACACGGGCGAAAAGGGCACCTTCCCCATCGCCGAAGTCGGCACCAAGGTGCCCGAGCTGTTGGAGACGATCCAGAAGGACATGTAcaccaaggccgaggccTCCTTCCGGGAGCATCGTCGCAAGATCACCAGCTGGGACGACGTCCTCCCcgcgctcgacgacaagaaTGTCGTTCTCATCCCCTtctgcctcgacggcaagtgCGAGGACCGGATGAAGGAGCTGACGACGCGAGTCGACGACCAGCGTGACGTGCCCGAGAACCAGAAGCTCCCGTCGATGGGCATGAAGAGCCTCTGCATCCCGTTCGAGCAGCCGGAAGGAAGCGAGCTCGTGCCGGGCGAAACGGCATGCCTCAACCCCGAGTGCAAGGGCAAGGCGCAGAAGTGGGTCATGTTTGGACGAAGTTACTAG